The following DNA comes from Candidatus Woesearchaeota archaeon.
TAAGGCGCATCCGAAATTCGGAGGAGATGTAGCCAATATCGGCTATATTATCAATAAAACAATGGAAAAAGGCATGCCAGTGGTTACTGTAGAAACACCTCCTGGCCGGATAACCCTTGACGGGTGGACAACCAATGAATCTTATAGGAGCAAGCTGGAAAAATATTTTAATAACACATTCATGAAAAAAGAAGGGCTGAATCATTGCGCTTTCAGCAGCGGCAGCTTAGACGCTCTTCTTCAGGGATTCGGGCACAAAAACCTGGTACTTGTGGGTGAAATTGGCGAGCATTGCGTCACAGAGGCAGCCAAATGCGCAATTGACAGAGGCTATGAAGTTTACATGTCCGATGAAACATGCATAGACAGCCAAGACAAGTTATATTTTGATCCACCTAATGGAAAAAGGATTATGTACAATATAATGTCCACCAGCCCGCTATCATATGCTGAAATCAATGTTTATAAAGATGTTATGTTGTGGGATCGATCTTCTAGCCTTGATTTTCAACGGCTGTTAAATTTGATAAATGCAAATTAAGGCATTAGAATTGCGCGCTACGTCATCACAATATTATAAAGAAAAACTAAATCATCATAGGATTTCAATCTTTTTTCTTTAAAAAGTGAACTATTAAAATCAAAACTCCTATTGTAACAGCAGAATCCGCAACATTGAACGCAGGCCATACTCTGAAGTCAATGAAATCAACAACATAGCCCAAAAATATCCTGTCAATTAGGTTGCCAACTGCGCCGCCGAGGATCAGAGATAAGGCAATGGCTGTTGTTTTATTTTTTATTATTTTGTCATAATTATACAGAATAACTCCAATTACGATTACAGAGGTCCAAATCAAAACAGAATTAAAATTCCTGAACAATCCAAACCCCGCGCCCGTGTTCTGAATATGGGTGAAATAGGCGATGTTCTTTATTATAGGCAGGGATTGGCTTAATGCCAGATAATTTTTAATTAAGAATTTTGTGATTTGGTCAAAAAGAACAACCAAGATGGGCATTAAAAAAAACATTAGAGAACTGTTTGCGTCTTTTTTGTCTTCTTTCTGAATTTTTTTCATTATTTGTTTTATTTTCAATATACTATAAAAAACTTTCTCTAAATTAAGGATTGAAAGACGAAATCTCAACATTTATAAATCCAAGCCATTTATGCCTGCTATGCCGATAAAAAAGAAATGCGATATCTGCGCAAAAGATGTTTCTCTTAACAGGTTATTTGAGGCTGAAATTATAGCGCCTGAGTTGCTGGATCATATCAGGAATTCCCTGCCTTACATAACCACAAAAAGCGCTATATGCGACGAATGCCTTGAAAATTCAAGATATAAATATGTGAGCCATATTCTTGAAGAAGGCAAAAATGGAATTACAAAGCTCGAAAAAGAAGTAGCAAGAAGCATCAGGCGGCATAATGCGCTCTCGCAGGACATTGAAAAAGAATTTCAAAAAGAGCTTACGTTTGGCGAAAAAATTGCTGATAAGGTTGCAGAAGTTGGCGGAAGCTGGAGATTTATATTCGGTTTTTTGGCATTTATAGCTTTATGGATTATCGTTAATCTGATCTTTTTAGCTGCCGGGGCATTTGACCCTTTTCCATTCATTCTTTTAAACCTGGCGTTATCCTGCATTGC
Coding sequences within:
- a CDS encoding isochorismatase family protein; translated protein: MVMDFISTKLKWARRAISYIMAPTLLVLAAAVCSGEESTPVKAPENTKGYSLIVIDLKAHPKFGGDVANIGYIINKTMEKGMPVVTVETPPGRITLDGWTTNESYRSKLEKYFNNTFMKKEGLNHCAFSSGSLDALLQGFGHKNLVLVGEIGEHCVTEAAKCAIDRGYEVYMSDETCIDSQDKLYFDPPNGKRIMYNIMSTSPLSYAEINVYKDVMLWDRSSSLDFQRLLNLINAN
- the lspA gene encoding signal peptidase II; amino-acid sequence: MKKIQKEDKKDANSSLMFFLMPILVVLFDQITKFLIKNYLALSQSLPIIKNIAYFTHIQNTGAGFGLFRNFNSVLIWTSVIVIGVILYNYDKIIKNKTTAIALSLILGGAVGNLIDRIFLGYVVDFIDFRVWPAFNVADSAVTIGVLILIVHFLKKKD
- a CDS encoding DUF1003 domain-containing protein, translated to MPIKKKCDICAKDVSLNRLFEAEIIAPELLDHIRNSLPYITTKSAICDECLENSRYKYVSHILEEGKNGITKLEKEVARSIRRHNALSQDIEKEFQKELTFGEKIADKVAEVGGSWRFIFGFLAFIALWIIVNLIFLAAGAFDPFPFILLNLALSCIAALQAPVIMMSQKRQEERDRLRAQMDYKVNLKAELEIQHLHEKLDLLLKHQWGRLMEIQRMQVEMLSNKNIKAPKEQFNGNVKSADASPPEKNVRNV